A window of the Candidatus Eisenbacteria bacterium genome harbors these coding sequences:
- a CDS encoding LON peptidase substrate-binding domain-containing protein, whose amino-acid sequence MSPIEAVPTQPVPVFPLPNAVLFPHGLLPLHVFELRYRTMLRDALASRRQLVMALYAPGWEQFEKLARPIRPLATLARVGHVEWRLDDCYDLEVIGEQRVRIARVEHQFPYVAARLEAVPEQPYGADDPLVQIELRALIEALAQRRIEAQTLSIVPGAVTDAPALEVLTNRVAMRLAVPVDARLELLALDDVVERAHRVRRSVIEDGLVPAPHRTGSAED is encoded by the coding sequence GTGTCGCCGATCGAGGCGGTACCGACTCAACCGGTTCCGGTGTTCCCGCTGCCGAACGCGGTGTTGTTCCCGCACGGTCTCCTGCCGCTCCACGTCTTCGAGCTGCGCTATCGCACCATGCTGCGCGATGCGCTGGCGTCCCGACGTCAGCTCGTCATGGCGCTCTACGCGCCGGGCTGGGAGCAGTTCGAGAAGCTGGCGCGCCCGATTCGTCCACTGGCGACCCTGGCGCGTGTCGGGCACGTCGAATGGCGGCTCGACGACTGCTACGACCTCGAGGTGATCGGCGAGCAGCGGGTGCGCATCGCCCGGGTGGAGCATCAGTTTCCGTACGTCGCCGCACGGCTCGAGGCGGTGCCCGAGCAGCCGTATGGCGCCGACGATCCGCTGGTGCAGATCGAGCTACGAGCGCTGATCGAGGCGCTGGCTCAACGACGCATCGAGGCGCAAACGCTCTCGATCGTGCCCGGTGCGGTGACGGACGCACCCGCGCTCGAAGTGCTCACCAACCGCGTCGCGATGCGACTTGCGGTGCCGGTCGACGCGCGGCTCGAACTTCTGGCGCTCGACGACGTGGTCGAGCGCGCACACCGCGTGCGACGCAGCGTGATCGAGGACGGGCTGGTCCCGGCACCGCATCGAACCGGGAGTGCCGAGGACTGA